The Syntrophales bacterium region GACAACCAGTGTCAATCTTTTATCACCATCAGGATGGAAATCGACAGTGACTTCTCCTTTCTTACCTTCAGGAAAGGCATGTTTGAGTGCGTTGGAGATCAGTTCATTTATAATCAGACCACAGGGCATGGCCCTGTTAATATCTAAGAATACATCAGAACAATTGACGTTCAGCCTGACGGTATTGGGATGAACAACATAGGCACGGAAGAGATGTTTGGTTATGCTTCTTATATAATCGTCAAAGTCAATCTTTACCATGTCTTTAGACTGGTAGAGTTTTTCATGGACGGATGCCATGGAGAGAATGCGGTCTCTACACTCCTTGAATATTTCAAGGGATTCCTTGTCCTTCACATATTGCGACTGGAGATCCAGGAGGCTTGAGATTACCTGCATGTTATTCTTTACCCGGTGATGTATCTCCTGGAGAAGCACCTCTTTTTCTTTCAAGAATTTCTTTATCTGCTCCCCAGCCCGCTTGTGCCGGTTTATTATTATCCCAACCACACAAGCCACACAAACAAACATCAGGGACCTTAGCAAAACAAGTTCCTGAAAATTATCATAATAAGACGCTGCATGCATTAAACCCAAAAACACACCTGTGAGAAGCCCGCCCTTTAAGCCCCACCAAAGGGCGGCTACAATGACGGGAATATAAAACAGGTGAGGGTATATATTGGTTATCCCATAAACTATATGCAGCCAATACTCCAGCCCGAGACAGGCAAGAAGCAGACTTCCTATAACCAGAAAGCGGAGTAAGTTTGGTTTTTGTCGATTTCCTTCCATTTAAGCCCCCTTCAGAAGGGATAACAGGCCATCCTCCGGTCATG contains the following coding sequences:
- a CDS encoding sensor histidine kinase; its protein translation is MEGNRQKPNLLRFLVIGSLLLACLGLEYWLHIVYGITNIYPHLFYIPVIVAALWWGLKGGLLTGVFLGLMHAASYYDNFQELVLLRSLMFVCVACVVGIIINRHKRAGEQIKKFLKEKEVLLQEIHHRVKNNMQVISSLLDLQSQYVKDKESLEIFKECRDRILSMASVHEKLYQSKDMVKIDFDDYIRSITKHLFRAYVVHPNTVRLNVNCSDVFLDINRAMPCGLIINELISNALKHAFPEGKKGEVTVDFHPDGDKRLTLVVSDNGVGFPEDIDISDTETFGLRLISILVNQLKGTLKIERDGGTTFKITFNQ